ATCTGCTGATAAGAGAGATGGCTCGGTTTCCATGGGTGCCACCGAACGTTCTTCTTCCGCCGTATCTACGGAACCTGAGGATTTGCAAAAGGAAACACCTACTAGTTCTCCAATGTCTCTGAGAAGGCTGATCGAAGGAAGGTCTGACCGCTGCCGCCTGCGAAGGAGAATCTTCCACCATGAAAGAACCTCATCTTTTGAGTGGGCCAAAGTGTCCATGGTTCAATGGGCGATGAGGCTCCCAAGCCGTTACAGTTCTGTCCACCCGGACAACAAATCCTTAAAATCTGATACAAGTCCGAGGTTGCGTGGTGATTCAGAATGCGATTCCACTTCCACTGCTGAGCCAGAATCTATATTTTCTTTCTCTTTGTATGATGTGGCATGGCCTCCCAGTGAACTGGGATCTCTTCAAGAAGAGTATTCTCCAGTATGTAGGCTGTTTAGTTATGAGGAGCTGAAACTTGCTACATCAAACTTCTCACCAGGTAATTTTATTTGCCATCTACATTGCTTTGTTATATGCTATGTTTGTTTCAGCAAAACTGGAAGCCGATTTTCTTTCGCTAATACAGATATGTTTTCTGCGAAACTGAAGGctaatcttcttttgcagatatGTTGATTGGGAAGGGAGGAACTAGCCACGTTTACAAGGCACAGTTATATGATGGCACCTTGTATGCTGCAAAGATTCTGAAACCTTCAGTTGATGCACTTCAGGAGTTTATTACGGAGATTGAGACTGTAACCAACTTGCAAAATGAGAATATTGTCTCACTAAGGGGATTCAGCTTTGACAACTACTTCCTTGTGTTGGTGTACGATTACATGCACCAGGGAAGCTTAGACAAAGCGCTTCATGGTAAGCATCATGATGAAATACGCAAGCTATTCCATCCCCAAACCTCTTGGCAATTAGACTAATATTCTGTAACTGTTCTTCAGGCAAGTGTGAGTATAGCCTTAGCTGGGAAAAGAGAAATAAGATAGCAATTCACATTGCAAAGGCGCTTGAATTTCTGCATCATGGTGGTGTCGCGCATTCTGTGATTCATGGAGATGTTAAATCTGCAAACATCCTCCTCTCAGAGGATTTCGAGGCCCAGGTATAAATATTCAGAGATCTGTTTGCAAGTACCAACAACAAATACTCTGCTTTTCTCTTTTCTGCAGTAACTACTTTTAAAACTTTTAAAATATATATTATATATGCAAGTGCCTTGATGCGTAAGCAGTGACTTGTCAAATTCTGCTCTACTTGTGACATTGTCTCTCTGTTTTTAAAATTTCAGCTGTGCGATTTTGGGTTGGCAAAGAAAGTTTCAGCTTCAACCCCCCACCTAACATGCACTGACATCACAGGAACTTTTGGGTTAGTATCATCTCTGAGCTATGGTTGTTGCCACTTTTCTGTTTTATGAAATGTGAAGTGTCTAAACAAATCACTGCTGCGACAGGTACATGGCACCTGAATATTTTTCGCACGGGAAGGTGAACAAGAAAATCGATGTGTACGCTTTTGGGGTTGTGCTGCTGGAGATAATTTCAGGGAGAAAACCCATTATAACAGGGTGCGCGAAGGGCCAGGAAAGCCTGGTTGGATGGGTGAGCAGAGTACTCCCTCACTCGATTTATACACCTAGCTGGTTCATCGGAACAGTAACATGCTCCGAAAACAAGATAGTAGTTGCACATACATATATAAAAATGGCACTAGGCTGTTGCTGCACTTGCTCTGTTTCTCTTTGTTGACTTCATACTCACTCTTGCGGTGCACAAGTAAGATCTGCTTTCCCTTTTCCTAATTTTTCGCACTTGCTTTCATTTCAGGCAAGGCCACTACTTTCAAGTGGGGAGATCAAGCAGCTGGTGGATTCGGCTCTGGGGAACGACTACGACTGTGATGAGATGGAGAGGATGACGCTCGCTGCCTCGCTGTGCACGAGGACATCTTCCGATTCCAGACCGGAAACACCACTTGTAAGAACGGATGAAAACACCGCCAGTCCTCATGTAAACATCCATTGCTGATGCCACAGAAATCTGACTTCTCTAAACTTTGTGACCCAGGTGCTGAAGCTGCTTGAGGGGGACGACGAGACGGTCCAATGGGCGAGGTCGCAGATGTGCGCGGGCTCCGACGTGTCGGACGAGGAGGCGATGACCCCGCGCTCCAACATGCAGTCCCACCTGAACCTGGCGCTGCTGGGTGTGGATGAGGAGGACACGCTGTCGCGGTGCAGCACGGAGCAGACCGCCGACACCTCCGCGGACGGCGGGTACTGGAGCCGGTCCTCGAGCTTCGACTAGGCGATCGAGCCAGCCGTCGCGTGGTTCCTGTACAGTTGCTGACGATTATTGTCAATTGGTTGGAACGGGTAATTGCTGCAGTGGAGGCATCTCACGTCCGGGGGAGATTCTTTGGTGGGTGCTTGGCTTGGCTTGCTCATGTAGGAAGGTTTCTTGAGTGGGTGCTTGGCTTGGGGTGCTCAGCTCATGTGTGTATATGCAGGGAGAGTGATGTCTGATGGTGTTGCTGTTGCTAATTTGAATTAGGAAGTTGCTTTTGTAGTTTTGTAGTAGCAGTTGTAGATCTATCTATCTAACCTTTGCTGGCCTTGGATGGCAAAGCATTCTACGATTATGGTGAATGAATGTATGGTTTCCTGGTGCATCAAGATTGTAGATTGGATTGTTGCTTTTGTGTTGCTGTCTCCTCGGATGCCATCTTGAACAATCTACCACTATCATTCAGGTACTGTTTTACAGGCTTTACAGGCAAGCAGGAGCCTCTGACAGTGAAGGTACCCATTACCAAATCTGAGTTGATCCTTTCAGATTGTAGGAAAGAAGAGCTTGCTAGtatgagtttttttttttttttgcctcaTAATAAGTGGTTGATGTGATGCAGAAGTGGATCGAGCTGTATGTATATGCCACTAGGTCTGGTACTGTACAGCGACATGAGAAACTGTGGCTGCTTGAGTAGTCGCAGGTGTGAGATGTTTGCTAGTATGTGGAGCATGCATTTGGGCATGGGGATGGAATGGAACGGGGACACCAGAGCAGATCTGGTCTGGTTTGTTTAACTGGTGGCAGCGACGCCGCTACAGTCACCGGATCGATCCCACGACGTGTCCTCCTACCCAGCCATGAACACTGACGGCATTGCCGGAGCAGCCGCTGGTGCATGCTCGGCCGGGGTTGATGACCACGCTGCTTTCTGGTCCCGTCCGGCCAGACGTCTGATGCTGCCTGTTGctcgtgtgtatgtgtgtgtgtcttGACACTGTTGTTGATTATACCGGAGAAAACCCGCCGGGAGTTGATTGCAATGTATTTCAGTGACTTGATTGTATGaaacttgcatagttgaattaataATCTAAAACTAAAAGTAAATATTATATATTGTATTTGATTATTGTGTAGTCGATTTTTTTTAATAAATGGCATAATATAATGGACGGAGGCGAGAGTGGCGCCAGGCCCATATGACGGAGAGATCGCTTCGTCATGAGCTCCATCTATCGGATGAATTCTCCGTGAGGAGGCGCGGTTGCTGCTGCGGCTGGTGTTCCTACGGCGGTACCTGATCTTCCTCGTCGCCAGAGGAGATGATGATCTCTTCCTTGTCGGAGGAGTCATCCCGTGGATGCCGAGGGGCCCGACGGGCAAGGGCGGTGGCCCCATGATCCGCCTGATGAAGAATTCCCGCCGCCTTCACCTGCCGACACAGAGAACCAAAGCTTCGGCACCACCTGAGATGAAGAAGCTAGGGTAGGAGGAGGGGCTAGGAGACGATGCAGTGTGGATGTGTGCATCGCAGGCACACGGCTTAAATAGCCACGACCAGGGCATGCGAAGGGCCGGTCAGCTCGCTTCAATGCGGCGCAGCGGCCGGAGTTGGTTTCTCGGGATGCGAAGTCCACATTGAAACGACGACGCCCGGGAGGTTGCGTCTGTTAGCGCCGCCCTCCCGTCGATCTTGTCGCTTGACATCAATGCCGATAGCTGCATGCTCTGGGCCGACATGAGTGCGGCCCAGCAAGCGGTGTAGGCATTGAATTGAAAGCGCGGGAGAGGTGGGGAAGGTTTTTGGTTGGGCCAGGGCGCTCAAGAACGGGCGTGACAACGGTCTAGTTGCCTACAAAGCCCCCACAGTTTGTTTCAGATTTGCCCAGAAAATCAAGTCTGAACTGGTCGATGTACCGATATATGTCCACTTGAATGACAAAACACGTCCGGACCGCACGACCGCCCAGTAAATACGTGGAGAAGGAACTGCTCCATGGATCTGTCCACTAGACACATGTCCACGTCAATAACGATGGAGTATCTTGGATTCATCGACGGCCCCTTCCTACTTGATCTAGTCTTTGCTTATCCCGTTTCCCTTTTGGCGTACATGAACCATAAACGAATGAAGTGATCCTCACATCCAACGTGAGGCCAGCAGAGGAGCAATGCAATGCAAGGCTCTCTTGTGTGCGGCCCCTAACGCGTCGTGCTCGTGCCCGGCGAGAAGCGGCACAGCTCTCGACCTTCTCCTGCACGCAGAGTCGTATGTCGCTTTCACCTTGCCTAGGTGCCTTCATGCCGGCCGGCCGGCCTTGTGAAGAACGTAAGTACGTCGTCGACGAGTTGACCACTCCGGTAGAGTACACGTCCTTTACCGGTCGGTCGGCCGTCCATGTCGAGATGTCACCAGGAAGGACTTGAAATCGTCTTGTCCCAATGACCACGAGGCGAAGGCACTCTCGATCCACCATGGAATGGAATCGCGGTCGCTGTGCCTGCTTTAGGCGTAGCCAAGCCGTGAGCAGAGCACCACGGTTGCTATAGCTACTACACCTCCTTCCTGCGGACAGTACTAGACTTGCATGCCATTTGTCCAGGAATAAATGCATGTGGCCATCAAACCAAAGTGTTTGCAAGTAGCGCCGCCTTCACACTCTGCTCCCTCCCTCCCGTCCCGTGTGAAACCAAGAGATGCATGCTAGGAAAAACTCAAACTGCTTGTTCATACCGGAACAACGTACCTACAACACGTACACACGCACCTGTCTATCCCTATCCCTCCATCCTACTTGGACCAAAGATGGATTCACTGCAAAATGCTTTACGATGCCGTATTACCCCGGCTCTCAATGTTTTTTCCAGGTTTCAAACAGTTTCATCCTGCAGTGTTTTCTTTCAaatattaaattaaatccagacatatatctatatctatctacacctactattaaagggaatagatattcttgatttggtttagtccttttcgtttggtttaCACACGCTAAGCGATCTGGACCAAGTACCTGTATGTTgatggccttttatgggctttcatatagaccgcgaaaaataattgggtcaaaataaatcaacattgtgggaattgaacatagGACCTCCTGTCTAGCTCTTCGACGTAAAACAACCAATGACCTATGCGCCTTTCACATTTACTAATCCCAACCCGCTTTAAATATATGAGTGGCAGTCATCATGTTTAGGGCGAGCTAATTAAGCAAATGAGCTAATAAAGGAAGGATTGTGGACTTAAATAGAATATTTAAACGGACGTGGCTAATTAAACAAAGGATTATGGGTAAAACGGTGGAATAACTAAAAGAAAAATTGTGGTCTTAATAAATTATTCTACATGAAGGATTTAAGCTAAAAAGATAGGATAATTAAAAGAAAGGATCTGTAGGCTTCAATGTGTTAGGGCTACTAAATTAGAAAACGGGTGAGAAAGTCATGGTAATTAATGAAAGGATTATACTTAAATGCCATTAAATATACTTAAAATGGAATCGGTGGAAGATTATGCCCAACAAAGAAAATATGAACACGACTAAATTGCAACGTATTTTTTTACGTGTACGTGCTGTAAAAAGCTACTATTACAAGATACTTTTTTTTCAACTTGCAAGTGCAACAAAGCTGTCACTTTTAGTCATGCCTTTTCTTGGGCATACAGTCGAGATTTTGGCCGAGGACGCATGGCACCATCGACAAAGCTGTAGCACATGTAAAGGCGAGATCGACGTTGCCATGCAAAGTGCGGTGCGGCATGCATCCCGCTGCTGGGTCCAAGTGGAGGCTCTCTCCGCTGGATAACGTACGTGTGCAACAGCAAAGCCGGCTGCCGTGGCAGTAAACTCCTTTTTCCTACATCGTGATAcatgtctcatttatatcataaaaattatAATATACGTCATGTAGACACTAAGTTGACAAAACTTAAAAGGGCGTTGGTGTGAAGCTCGAGAAATTCTTTGATCTTGATCGTATGTCTATTTTTTGGCTGATTTTTCCTAGTGCAAATCTAGCGTTCTGCTATCAGTTGCCTTTTACCAGACGACTTATGCtaccttttttttttgagaatatgCTGCCTATTGCTCGTGTGTATGTGTGTAACTCAACGGGGCAGGTTTTCGACACGCACAAACCCACAACTCGATCAACCGCACTCGCCTACAGAGAGCGACCAGTTGCGCTAGCGCAATTAGCTTCTTGCAGGTTAGATCGATTtcctttgtatttttatttttgTCATATTTTCTTTTTGTCTACAGAGAGCGCCCACCGGTTTTGCTTTTTGTCATATTTTCGAAGAAAATTTAATAGTACATACATTTTAAAACTTATATTTACCTaaatttacaaaaaaataaaacggCATAAAATTATGTTTGTGTAATTTTTAAAAACTCTTGATAGCATGACATTATATTTTAATAAAATGTAAAAAATATTTCTTGTAGTTCAGAAAAAAGTTTCCAAACATTCTAAAAAAATGCACGTACGTTTTATAAAATGTTCACGTGTTTGAAAATTTTTGGCATTTGGAAAAAACATTATACGATGTAGAAATATATTCGCATAGTTTAAAACAATGTTTTGTATCATTAAAGTGAATGTTCAACGTGACTTTGACGAACAAATAACACGTCctcagaaaaggttcaaaacatgtatttgaaaaaaagtaaatcatgtatttagaaaatgttaaaagtgtataaatatgtttatatgtatacaaaaaatgtataatGTGCATAAATAAATAGGCATCAAAATATATATTTGGAAAAAAATgtcaatcatgtatttaaaaaatgttcaatgtgtataagAAATGTTCCCAATGTATAAGAAATGAACAATGTGTATTAAACAATTAGACATGTGctaaaaaaacaaggaaaaaggatAAATGGTTATGTTTTAGAGGCACTGGTGATCAATGCTACAAACAAAAATAGGTGTTATTTGTGCGGATCGATAGTAGTTATCGGGAAGAACGAACGCAACACATGTATCCATGTTGTACTGCTGCAATTTACTTCCTCCCACCAATATTAATTTACGCTCAAACAAATGTATCTATCACTGAAAGTctgaaatacatctagatataGTTATATGTTCGGTAAATGTGCAGAGTAGGTGTTCAGTACACATGTCTAGTACATTTTCAGTGCAAATGCAAAGTGCGGTGCGGCTGTACATGCATCGCAACCATCGATCCGTCCCTCTGCTGCTGGCTCCAAGTGGAAGCTCTCTCTGCTGGATAACGTACGTGTGCCTACGTGTGCAACAGCAAAGCCGGCTGCCGTGGCAGTAAACTCCTTTTTTCTCCATGGTAATACGTGTTTCACTTATATTATGAAGATTATAGTATAAGTCACGTAGACATCAAGTTGACAAAACTTAAAAGCGTTGGTGTGAAGCTCAGGAAATTCTTCAATCTTCATTGTATGTCTAATTTTTGGCTGATTTTCCTCTGTGCAAAGCTACCGTTCCGCTATCAGTTGCCTTTTACCAGACGACTCATGCTACCTATTGCTCGTGTGTATGTGTGTAATTCAACAGCGAATCTACCGGGCAGGCTTTCGACAGGCACAAACCCACAACTCGCTCAACCGCACTCACCTACAGAGATAGCGACCAGTTGTGCTTGCCCAATTAGCTTCTTGCAGGTTAGATCGATTTCCTTTCTATTTTATTCGATTTTTTCCTTTTGTCATATTTTCGAAGAAAATTTAATAGTACATACATTTCAAAACTTATATTTACCTAACTTTATAACGGCATAAAATTCTGCTAGTGTAATTTTAAAAAACCCTTGAATAGCATTAAAAAAAAGGCCATGACATTATATTTTTATAAAATGTGAAAAATGTTTCTTGTAATTCAGAAAAAAGTTTCCAAACATTCTAAAAATTGCACgtacatttaaaaaaaatgttcaggtgtttaaaaaaattgaaatttggAAAAACattaatataaaaatatattcacATAGTTTAAAACAATGTTTTGTATCATTAAAATGAATGTTCAACGCGACTTTGACAAAACAAATAAAACGTcctaaaaaagttcaaaacatgtatttgaaaccatgtcaatcatgtatttagaaaatgttaaaagTTTATAAATATGTTTATATGTATACAAAAAAATGTATAATGTGTATAAATAAATAGGCATCAAAATATATATTTGGAAAAAATGTCAATCATgtattttttaaaatgttcaatgtgtacaaAAAATGTTCCCGATGTAGAAAAAAATGAATAATGTGTATTAAACAATTAGTCATGTGCTAAAAACCAAGGAAAAAAAGGATGAATAGTTATGTTTTAGAGGCACTGGTGATCAATGCTACAAACAAAAAATAGGTGTTATTTGTGCGGATCTGTCGTAGTTATCGGGAGGAATGAACGCAACGCATATATCCATGTTAATGCTGCTGCAATTTACTTCCTCCCACTCATATTAATTTACGCTCAAGcagatgtatctagcactgaaagtctgaaatacgtctagatataGTAATATGTTCGGTAAATGTGCAGAGTATGTGTTCAGTACATATGTCTAGTGCATTTTCAGTTATAAATATGGTCACTGCATTTGTCGAGGCATGTGTTCAACATATAAATTAGGCCCTATTGTAGTTATTTTCAGTACATGTTCAAATAAATTGCATATGTTCAATTTAGGTGACGAGACTTAATTTTTATGTGCACCGTACACTTTGTGCAGTGACTTCTGGAGAAACTTAGTTGTTCTGTTCTCAAATGAGTTTGAGCACAATGAGATATCCCATTGTTAGAGTCTTGGAAAAAAAATGAAGCCTTCTCATGGCGTCTGAATCTGGGCCGTCGGATTAGCCTTCCAAACGTATCCGGGCCGTCGGATCTCCAGATGAAACGATCTTGGCCGTCGGATCAATCGAAACACTGCTACAATGAATAGTGCCCTCGCTTTTACGCCCTCTCTACCTACCTGTGTCACATTGACACGCGGGCCCCAAGCGGTGTTGGCTCCAGCGACCAGTGACCGCGGAGTGTGCTGCGACCGGTGCTTGTTCTTATCTGGGGGAAGGGTGTACCACCGCCTGTGAATTTGGGTGGCCGCCGAGGGCATTTGCGTCATTCCAAGTGCTAGCCCTTGCTTGGCTCTCTATGGATGGCTGGGCTGTGGGTAAGAAGAAGAGGGCGCCCGATTGGGTGAACCCTAGCTGCCATCCCCATCGCGCCCCTCCCACTCCCTCTCCGGCCGTCGAGCTCGCCGCCACCACTGCTCACCTCATACCCCCCACACCACCACCCCCGCCTCCTCCCCTTGACGCCGCCATCCGCATCGCGCCCATCCAGTTTTCCTCCCCCTTCCTTTCGCGTCTTCGAGTTCACCGCCGCCACCACGTCTCACCCCATCCGCCTCGCGCCTCCCCCACGCCTCCTCTCCTGGACACGTCGAGCCTGAGCAGCGACGCGACGCTTCGTCCCTCGTCTCTGGATCCGGACGTCGTCATCACTCTGGTTGCCCCGCCATCGTCGCCCATCCTCTCCCTCCCCGCCCGACCCTTCTCCTTCCCGTCTGTTGAGCGGATGCTGCCACTTGCGTCGCTGCTCCACCGGAGGAACGTGTGGTCTACGACGCTCGTCTCTCCACCCGGCAGTCACCAAGCGCAGAAGAGGTCGAGCGCGAGCTGGCGGCAAAATGCACCAGAGGGCGCTGCCTAGGCCGCCATCGCAAGAACTGACGAGGGCATCGTGCCGAGGTGAGTCTCCTGACCATGGTTCGCCTCTGTTTCACTCTCTCACTGCTGCTCCTCCCATCCTGCAGTTCGTCTCACTCGCGGAAACACACGAGGTCTTGGGCCAGCCCACTACATAGCTTGCAGTCAGAGGTCACCAAAGACCACACAAAGAAGGAGATGCCTAGGCCGCTACAAAGTTGGAAGAGAAACAGGCCAGCCGACCACCTCTCTTGTCGTCTAGGTCGTCGCCGATCTATGCATTCAGAGGATTTTTGTGATGCTGCTGCAGGTTTGTGTCTTTTAGTTTTTCTTTGTTCGTTTCTTTTTTTTGGTGTGGCGGGTGAGCTGATTTGGGGCTTAATTTCTTGTGTTGGCTATAGATGATATGACAACTCTAAAACGGTTAAAGATTCATACAATTTAGTCTGAATGGGTATGCGTGGCATGACACGTTGACACAGGCGGGGCCACCGTTGTAGCTACGTAGGAAACCCCTGAGTTCTCCACAAAATATGCAATTGGTTCTTAGTATCACGAGCCAAGTTGCAAATTTTAGAAATGTCACTGTAGTCAGATTTGTTTGTGCGGATACCTTGCAAACCCCTTCCTCTCCGTCTCTTCGTCTCCTCCTCGGCGCCCAAGGGGCACTGCCGATCGAGGCTGGCATGGAGCCGCGACTTTAGGAACCAACAGAGTCCCCTCCTGAGTATGGTATAAACCGAATCCATGGACTCTACCGCAACTGGGAACCACTTTACCGCGCAGCTTGGGTTAGGTTTTGGAGGCACCGACGAGCAATGGTTGTTCTTGATTTGTTGGACCAAAAATTAAGTATTTTTTGTGCTGATTTGTACTAGTTCTAAGGAGGAACTAGCAGTAGATCTTNNNNNNNNNNNNNNNNNNNNNNNNNNNNNNNNNNNNNNNNNNNNNNNNNNNNNNNNNNNNNNNNNNNNNNNNNNNNNNNNNNNNNNNNNNNNNNNNNNNNNNNNNNNNNNNNNNNNNNNNNNNNNNNNNNNNNNNNNNNNNNNNNNNNNNNNNNNNNNNNNNNNNNNNNNNNNNNNNNNNNNNNNNNNNNNNNNNNNNNNNNNNNNNNNNNNNNNNNNNNNNNNNNNNNNNNNNNNNNNNNNNNNNNNNNNNNNNNNNNNNNNNNNNNNNNNNNNNNNNNNNNNNNNNNNNNNNNNNNNNNNNNNNNNNNNNNNNNNNNNNNNNNNNNNNNNNNNNNGAATAGTGATGCTAAATATAGATGGAACAGGCAGTACACACAGGGATCAACAAGGAGTTCGGTATTACAACGAGATGGAGATGTATGCCGGTGAAGATGATTGATGGCGACGTCCCCTTGcaagaggtggtgatgatggagatctCCTCCTTGCCGATACCCCCTCCAGATGTTTTCCGAGGCTAAGGATCTCTTTTTTGTACGAGTTTCTAGAGTCTCAGGGTGTCTGATCTATGATCAGATCACACGGGGGCGAAGTAGTTGACTAAGCAGTGGCGGTGGTGTGCGACACATGCCATAAAACCCGAGAAAGCCTACTCTTTAGGCACAAAACAACGGGGGAAAAACCCACATAATTGGGACTCATTAGTAACCTCATAGAGTTCCTTTTTATTGGATCAATTATGGAAGAGAACTCGCAGGTGCGGAAAAAGCGAACCACCTCAAAATTTTCTAACCTTAAATTGAGCCACACCAATGTCACCTGAGGAGACCCTAGTACTATGATAATTCcgtatattcttattgttgggagacgtagcatgcaatttcaaaaaatttcctacgatcaagcaagatctatctaggagatgcatagcaacgagagggaagagtgtgtccatgtaccctcgtagaccgaaagaagaAGCGTTAGTTAACAcgattgatgtagttgaacgtcttcaagatccaactgatccaa
Above is a window of Triticum dicoccoides isolate Atlit2015 ecotype Zavitan chromosome 5B, WEW_v2.0, whole genome shotgun sequence DNA encoding:
- the LOC119312734 gene encoding uncharacterized protein LOC119312734, which translates into the protein MKVSTKEQEQQQQHRAEAAEAGKEEAMDPAMAGGAAAEEEGRSGEGGTVVVGVRADAESRALLTWAFVNAVAAGDRVVAVHVVLASAAEAAAAVDFDGMLAVYEGFCNLKQINLKVKICKGSSVRKALVREATLFGASKLFLGITKRRRTIGSSLSVAKYCAKKLPAKCAVLAVNGGKIVYRRESNAHSGKVSAEVPACGDDEMYCVLPFGARQQGEEESELPCDEPSKDGDAADEEQHDVGAKGSQPEEEQQPSCVEPAELSTVQVQTEAAEPSDKDKESTMGQKDVVADLPGEGASVLYCVLPERSDHSVASTSSRQESDSTEPPAEGDGDLYCLLPPRNGNSGRSSSESKRSTSSHKDDGDLFCRLSKNGGHSGGSSGGSKRSVGVRSVFRAIRRSSSFSSDIPLSFETSADKRDGSVSMGATERSSSAVSTEPEDLQKETPTSSPMSLRRLIEGRSDRCRLRRRIFHHERTSSFEWAKVSMVQWAMRLPSRYSSVHPDNKSLKSDTSPRLRGDSECDSTSTAEPESIFSFSLYDVAWPPSELGSLQEEYSPVCRLFSYEELKLATSNFSPDMLIGKGGTSHVYKAQLYDGTLYAAKILKPSVDALQEFITEIETVTNLQNENIVSLRGFSFDNYFLVLVYDYMHQGSLDKALHGKCEYSLSWEKRNKIAIHIAKALEFLHHGGVAHSVIHGDVKSANILLSEDFEAQLCDFGLAKKVSASTPHLTCTDITGTFGYMAPEYFSHGKVNKKIDVYAFGVVLLEIISGRKPIITGCAKGQESLVGWARPLLSSGEIKQLVDSALGNDYDCDEMERMTLAASLCTRTSSDSRPETPLVLKLLEGDDETVQWARSQMCAGSDVSDEEAMTPRSNMQSHLNLALLGVDEEDTLSRCSTEQTADTSADGGYWSRSSSFD